One window of Solwaraspora sp. WMMA2056 genomic DNA carries:
- a CDS encoding ABC transporter permease, which produces MTVAGARPVGRWRAGYARRSIARSWLAAVSWLVLIGFILIALVGPLLVGADPERQTNVTLAGVGAAGHPLGTDDLGRDFLARLVYGARPLLQVAFLATGLAAAIGTTVGMLAGYLGGWGEQILMRLTDIGLAFPSMLLIILVVAASGPGVTSLVIGVGIALSPGLARLARALTAREAARDYVLAARLGGTRSPRIIVQEILPNIAGPMLAQVVMTLSVAAGFAAGLSYLGLGIQPPTPDWGYMVQAGQEFIYSAPRLVVLPAALTLTFVVAGNFVGDDLRDALDPRSRR; this is translated from the coding sequence GTGACGGTCGCAGGGGCGCGGCCGGTCGGGCGATGGAGAGCCGGCTACGCCCGGCGCTCCATCGCCCGGTCCTGGCTGGCCGCCGTCTCGTGGCTGGTGCTGATCGGGTTCATCCTGATCGCTCTGGTCGGCCCGCTGCTCGTCGGCGCCGACCCGGAACGCCAGACCAACGTGACGCTGGCCGGGGTCGGCGCGGCCGGGCATCCGCTCGGCACCGACGACCTCGGCCGCGACTTCCTCGCCCGGCTGGTGTACGGCGCCCGACCGCTGTTGCAGGTCGCCTTCCTCGCCACCGGCCTCGCCGCGGCCATCGGCACCACCGTCGGGATGCTCGCCGGCTACCTCGGCGGCTGGGGGGAGCAGATCCTGATGCGGTTGACCGACATCGGGCTGGCCTTCCCGTCGATGCTTCTGATCATCCTGGTCGTCGCGGCCAGCGGTCCCGGCGTCACCAGCCTGGTGATCGGCGTCGGGATCGCCCTGTCACCCGGGTTGGCCCGGCTGGCCCGGGCGCTGACCGCCCGCGAGGCCGCGCGGGACTACGTCCTCGCCGCCCGCCTCGGCGGCACCCGGTCGCCCCGGATCATCGTGCAGGAGATCCTGCCAAACATCGCCGGCCCGATGCTCGCCCAGGTGGTGATGACCCTCTCCGTCGCCGCCGGGTTCGCCGCCGGCCTGTCCTACCTGGGGCTGGGCATCCAGCCGCCGACCCCGGACTGGGGCTACATGGTGCAGGCCGGGCAGGAGTTCATCTACTCGGCACCCCGACTGGTGGTGCTGCCCGCCGCGCTGACGCTGACCTTCGTGGTCGCCGGCAACTTCGTCGGCGACGACCTGCGCGACGCGCTGGACCCGAGGAGCCGCCGATGA